A DNA window from Bradyrhizobium sp. CCBAU 53421 contains the following coding sequences:
- a CDS encoding lysylphosphatidylglycerol synthase transmembrane domain-containing protein, with protein MRRILLSTVKILISAALLYFSLRKVNLYDLAARIQVESLGWLGLAIAVTFLQIFLGVLRWREISVECGAPLQTAQAMRFNVIGTFFNQTLPSSIGGDAVRLWLVARAGAGWRAATYSIFVDRAVGLIALAVVIAATLPWSYRLISDTNGWLALLLLDLAALAAGFGFLVIGLLPWPWLKQWWATHHIHACAVIANRVLFSREHGLRVATLSIAIHVVTVVIAWCVVKSITAPVTFGEIFQLLPPVMLITMMPISIAGWGVREATMALAFGYAGLVANEGVNISLLFGAVSFVVGVFGGLVWILSPEKAAKGAEPIEVPGSQ; from the coding sequence ATGCGCCGAATCCTGCTCTCGACCGTCAAGATCCTGATCTCGGCTGCGCTGCTCTATTTCTCGCTGCGCAAGGTCAACCTGTATGACCTCGCCGCCCGCATCCAGGTCGAGAGCCTGGGCTGGCTCGGCCTCGCGATCGCGGTCACGTTCCTGCAAATCTTCCTCGGGGTTTTGCGCTGGCGCGAGATCAGCGTGGAGTGCGGCGCGCCGCTGCAAACCGCGCAGGCGATGCGCTTCAACGTGATCGGCACCTTCTTCAACCAGACACTGCCGTCCTCGATCGGCGGCGACGCCGTGCGGCTCTGGCTGGTCGCGCGCGCCGGTGCGGGCTGGCGCGCGGCCACCTATTCGATCTTCGTCGATCGCGCGGTCGGATTGATCGCGCTTGCCGTCGTCATCGCGGCCACCCTGCCCTGGAGCTACCGGCTGATCTCCGATACAAACGGCTGGCTGGCGTTGCTGCTGCTCGATCTCGCCGCGCTTGCGGCCGGTTTTGGCTTCCTGGTGATCGGGCTGTTGCCGTGGCCCTGGCTGAAGCAGTGGTGGGCAACGCACCACATCCACGCCTGCGCGGTCATCGCGAACCGGGTGCTGTTCAGCCGCGAGCACGGATTGCGGGTCGCGACCCTTTCGATCGCCATTCACGTGGTGACTGTCGTGATCGCCTGGTGCGTGGTGAAGTCGATCACGGCCCCCGTCACCTTCGGCGAGATCTTCCAGCTGTTGCCCCCGGTCATGCTGATCACGATGATGCCGATCTCGATCGCGGGCTGGGGAGTGCGCGAGGCCACCATGGCGCTCGCCTTCGGCTACGCCGGATTGGTCGCCAATGAGGGCGTCAACATCTCGCTGCTGTTCGGCGCGGTGTCGTTCGTGGTCGGCGTGTTCGGCGGCCTGGTGTGGATCCTCAGCCCGGAAAAGGCCGCCAAGGGCGCCGAGCCGATCGAAGTCCCGGGGTCGCAGTAG
- a CDS encoding mannose-1-phosphate guanylyltransferase/mannose-6-phosphate isomerase encodes MERRIIPLIMCGGAGTRLWPASREVHPKQFLSLFGARSTFQETLLRVADAGLFERPIVITNEAYRFMVLEQLAEIGREADVLLEPMRRDSGPAIAAGAAFAHSRDSEAIVLALAADHLVRDTAAFVAACRGGLVAAEAGRIVTFGVKPERPATEYGYISPGEVVAGEVRAVAKFVEKPDAATAAGYIDAGYLWNSGNFMFRASVLLDEYRNVDADSIAAVEQSVASAARDLGFVKLDASAFGAANAISIDYAVMEKTAHAAVVPVACGWSDIGSWRQVWELSDKDSLGNAARGAAVFEDSRNCNVSTDRALVALEGVDDLVVVATQDAVLVSRQKDANGLKRLVAKLKVAAPEVTENHIKVHRPWGSYQSVDNGDRHQVKRIIVKPGGRLSLQKHHHRSEHWIVVRGTAQVTVNELVKTVHENESIYIPIGAVHRLENPGKIQLELIEVQTGSYLGEDDIIRIEDDYRRS; translated from the coding sequence ATGGAACGACGAATTATTCCCCTGATCATGTGTGGCGGCGCAGGCACGCGGCTCTGGCCGGCCTCACGCGAGGTGCATCCGAAGCAGTTCCTGTCGCTGTTCGGGGCGCGCTCGACCTTCCAGGAGACGCTGCTGCGGGTCGCCGACGCCGGCCTGTTCGAGCGGCCGATCGTGATCACCAACGAGGCCTATCGCTTCATGGTGCTGGAGCAGCTGGCCGAGATCGGCCGCGAGGCGGACGTGCTGCTGGAGCCGATGCGCCGCGACTCCGGGCCCGCGATCGCGGCCGGTGCGGCATTCGCCCATAGCCGAGACAGCGAAGCGATCGTGCTGGCGCTCGCCGCCGACCATCTGGTGCGGGACACGGCGGCCTTCGTCGCCGCGTGCCGCGGCGGATTGGTGGCTGCCGAAGCCGGCCGCATCGTGACATTCGGCGTCAAGCCGGAGCGGCCCGCCACCGAATACGGCTACATCAGCCCGGGCGAGGTGGTCGCCGGCGAGGTGCGGGCGGTGGCAAAATTCGTCGAGAAGCCGGATGCCGCGACGGCGGCGGGCTATATCGATGCGGGCTATCTCTGGAACAGCGGCAACTTCATGTTCCGTGCCAGCGTGCTGCTCGACGAGTATCGCAATGTCGATGCCGACAGCATCGCCGCGGTGGAGCAGTCGGTTGCGTCAGCAGCGCGCGACCTCGGCTTCGTCAAGCTCGATGCGTCGGCGTTCGGCGCGGCCAACGCGATCTCGATCGATTACGCCGTGATGGAGAAGACCGCGCATGCCGCGGTGGTGCCGGTGGCGTGTGGCTGGTCCGACATCGGCTCGTGGCGCCAGGTCTGGGAGCTCTCCGACAAGGACAGCCTGGGCAACGCGGCGCGCGGCGCGGCGGTGTTCGAAGACTCCCGCAACTGCAACGTCTCGACCGACCGGGCGCTGGTCGCGCTCGAAGGCGTCGACGACCTCGTCGTGGTCGCGACCCAGGACGCCGTGCTGGTCTCGCGCCAGAAGGACGCCAACGGGCTGAAGCGGCTGGTCGCGAAATTGAAGGTGGCGGCGCCCGAGGTGACCGAGAACCACATCAAGGTGCATCGGCCCTGGGGCTCCTATCAGTCGGTCGACAATGGCGATCGCCACCAGGTCAAGCGCATCATCGTCAAGCCGGGCGGGCGGCTATCCTTGCAGAAGCACCATCACCGCTCCGAGCACTGGATCGTGGTGCGTGGCACCGCGCAGGTCACCGTCAACGAGCTGGTCAAGACGGTGCACGAGAACGAGTCGATCTATATCCCGATCGGCGCGGTGCACCGGCTGGAGAATCCCGGCAAGATCCAGCTCGAGCTGATCGAGGTGCAGACCGGCAGCTATCTCGGCGAGGACGACATCATCCGCATCGAGGACGACTACCGGCGCAGCTGA
- a CDS encoding Gfo/Idh/MocA family protein: MNAKVSAAGAKADIGRALRVGVIGAGVMGSNHARVLAGLPGVLLIGIVDPLPEHRTRAIDLVGCRAFESLDQLLAEGIDAVTIAAPTHLHHEIALACIARNIHILVEKPVASTVEEGREIVAAAERAGVTLMVGHVERFNPAVAAIKQAISGEDILSIGITRVGPFPPRMSNVGVVIDLAVHDIDLIRWFTESDIVEVQPQLSSAVAEREDIALLQFRTASGVLAHINTNWLTPFKARNVTVATRGKYVMGDLLTRQVTECFGFKPDGSYSMRHLPVGHDEPLRAELIAFLDAVRGGKLPAVSGDEGVASLEIAIRCLESPARPAASTIRKGPRRIAG; the protein is encoded by the coding sequence ATGAATGCAAAAGTGTCCGCAGCCGGCGCGAAGGCCGATATCGGCCGCGCATTGCGCGTCGGCGTGATCGGCGCAGGCGTGATGGGCAGCAACCATGCCCGCGTGCTGGCCGGCCTGCCCGGCGTCCTGCTGATCGGCATCGTCGATCCGCTGCCTGAACACCGCACACGCGCCATCGACCTGGTCGGTTGCCGCGCCTTCGAAAGTCTCGATCAGCTGCTTGCCGAGGGCATCGATGCGGTGACGATCGCAGCCCCCACCCACCTGCATCACGAGATCGCGCTCGCCTGCATCGCGCGCAACATCCACATCCTGGTCGAGAAGCCGGTCGCATCCACGGTCGAAGAGGGCCGCGAGATCGTCGCCGCCGCCGAGCGGGCCGGCGTCACGCTGATGGTCGGCCATGTCGAGCGGTTCAATCCGGCGGTCGCCGCCATCAAGCAGGCGATCTCGGGTGAGGACATCCTGTCGATCGGCATCACCCGGGTCGGCCCGTTCCCGCCGCGGATGTCCAATGTCGGCGTCGTGATCGATCTTGCCGTGCACGACATCGACCTGATCCGCTGGTTCACCGAGTCCGACATCGTCGAGGTGCAGCCGCAGCTCTCGAGCGCGGTCGCCGAGCGCGAGGACATCGCGCTGCTGCAATTCCGCACGGCGTCCGGCGTGCTCGCGCACATCAACACCAACTGGCTGACGCCGTTCAAGGCGCGCAACGTCACGGTCGCCACCCGCGGCAAATATGTGATGGGCGATCTGCTGACGCGCCAGGTCACCGAATGCTTCGGCTTCAAGCCGGACGGCAGCTACTCGATGCGTCATCTGCCGGTCGGTCACGACGAGCCGCTCCGCGCCGAACTGATTGCCTTCCTCGATGCCGTGCGCGGCGGCAAGCTGCCGGCGGTGTCCGGCGACGAAGGCGTGGCGAGCCTGGAGATCGCGATCCGCTGCCTGGAATCGCCGGCCAGGCCCGCCGCCTCGACGATCCGCAAGGGACCGCGCCGCATCGCCGGCTGA
- a CDS encoding DegT/DnrJ/EryC1/StrS aminotransferase family protein, translating into MNQHMQLEPIPFIDIAAQRRRLGKSIDDAVARVLDHCQFINGPEVTALEKALADYTGAKHVVSCASGTDALLMVLMAKNVGPGDAVLCPTFTFCATGEVVTLTGATPVFVDVDEETFNIDVNSLKRGIATARARGLKPVAVIPVDLFGQSADHDAIAAVAEVEGLFVLDDAAQGFGATYKNRRLGTFGLATGTSFFPAKPLGCFGDGGAIFTDDEELARTLRSIRVHGQGSDKYDNVRLGLTARLDTMQAAILLEKLKIFDDEIAARNRVAERYSRALGNLVAVPRVAPGYTSVWAQYTIRLTNGIDRDAFAAALKAQGVPTMIYYPKSVHQQTAYSHYPVADGGLPVSERLSKDVIALPMHPYLDEAAQDRVIAAVRSALQA; encoded by the coding sequence ATGAACCAGCATATGCAGCTTGAGCCCATTCCCTTCATCGATATCGCCGCGCAGCGCCGGCGGCTCGGCAAGTCGATCGATGACGCGGTTGCGCGCGTGCTCGACCATTGCCAGTTCATCAACGGTCCGGAAGTCACCGCGCTGGAGAAGGCACTGGCGGACTATACAGGCGCCAAGCATGTGGTGAGCTGCGCTAGCGGCACCGATGCGCTGCTGATGGTCCTGATGGCGAAGAATGTCGGGCCGGGCGATGCGGTGCTGTGCCCGACCTTCACCTTCTGCGCGACCGGCGAAGTCGTGACGCTGACCGGTGCGACGCCGGTTTTCGTCGATGTCGATGAGGAGACCTTCAACATCGACGTCAATTCGCTCAAGCGCGGCATTGCGACGGCGCGCGCCCGCGGGCTGAAGCCGGTTGCCGTGATCCCGGTCGATCTGTTCGGCCAGAGCGCCGATCACGACGCGATTGCCGCGGTCGCCGAGGTCGAGGGCCTGTTCGTGCTCGACGATGCCGCGCAGGGCTTTGGCGCAACCTATAAGAACCGCAGGCTCGGCACCTTCGGGCTCGCCACCGGAACCAGCTTCTTCCCGGCCAAGCCGCTCGGCTGTTTCGGCGACGGCGGCGCGATCTTCACCGACGACGAGGAACTCGCGCGCACGCTGCGCAGCATCCGCGTCCACGGCCAGGGCTCGGACAAGTACGATAACGTCCGGCTCGGCCTCACGGCGCGGCTCGACACCATGCAGGCGGCGATCCTGCTCGAGAAGCTGAAGATCTTCGACGACGAGATCGCGGCGCGCAACAGGGTGGCGGAACGCTATTCGCGCGCGCTCGGCAACCTCGTCGCCGTGCCGCGCGTTGCTCCCGGCTACACCTCGGTGTGGGCGCAGTACACCATCCGTCTGACCAACGGCATCGATCGTGACGCTTTCGCGGCGGCCTTGAAGGCGCAGGGCGTCCCGACCATGATCTACTATCCGAAGTCGGTCCACCAGCAGACGGCCTACAGCCACTATCCGGTTGCCGACGGTGGCCTGCCGGTCAGCGAGCGGCTGTCGAAGGACGTCATCGCCCTGCCGATGCACCCCTATCTCGACGAGGCGGCGCAGGACCGGGTCATCGCGGCTGTGCGCAGCGCGCTACAGGCATGA
- the murJ gene encoding murein biosynthesis integral membrane protein MurJ yields the protein MLGRIFTVGGYTLLSRVTGFARDIMLAAILGAGPVADAFFVALRLPNHFRAIFAEGAFNAAFVPAYAHVHGERGEASARLFADRIFTLLFASQVVLLVVAMAFMPQAMSILAPGFTEDAAQRKLAIELTRITFPYLLLITLVTLYGGMLNVMHRFASAAAAPIFLNLAMMMTLALAAFFPSAGHAAAWGVLISGFLQFFLLAGDLARHGGLPRFAPLKLDEDVRAFFRALGPATLGSMGTQVALFADTIIATFLPAGALSALYYADRLNQLPIGVIGIAIGTVLLPEMSRRLTADDHTGAMAAQRRAFDFTLLFSVPFVAAFLTVADPIMRAMFARGAFSKADAATAGATLAAYAVGLIPFVMIRSAVATFYARKDTATPVKAALTGVAVNVALKIALVGTLAQVGLALATAIGAWVNLLLVLMFAVRRGYLALDRALIRSFGTFAICGVLLALALWLTSHFAYVWFAPMQIFRDEMILLLLITVGAFVYALLILTLFGRGWLFALRRV from the coding sequence ATGCTTGGGCGCATCTTCACCGTCGGCGGCTATACCCTGCTATCGCGGGTCACCGGGTTCGCGCGCGACATCATGCTCGCGGCGATCCTCGGTGCCGGGCCGGTCGCCGACGCCTTCTTCGTGGCGCTGCGGCTGCCGAATCATTTCCGCGCGATCTTTGCCGAAGGCGCCTTCAACGCCGCCTTCGTGCCGGCCTATGCCCACGTCCATGGCGAGCGCGGCGAGGCGTCGGCACGGCTGTTCGCCGACCGCATCTTCACGCTGCTGTTCGCCTCGCAGGTGGTCCTGCTTGTCGTGGCGATGGCGTTCATGCCGCAGGCGATGAGCATCCTCGCGCCGGGCTTCACCGAGGACGCCGCGCAGCGCAAGCTCGCGATCGAGCTGACCCGGATCACCTTTCCCTATCTCTTGCTGATCACGCTGGTGACGCTCTATGGCGGCATGCTCAACGTGATGCATCGCTTCGCCAGCGCCGCCGCGGCGCCGATCTTCCTCAACCTCGCCATGATGATGACGCTGGCGCTGGCGGCGTTCTTTCCGAGCGCCGGGCATGCCGCGGCCTGGGGCGTCCTGATCTCGGGCTTCCTGCAGTTCTTTCTGCTCGCCGGCGACCTCGCGCGCCACGGCGGCCTGCCGCGATTCGCGCCGCTCAAGCTCGACGAGGACGTCCGCGCCTTCTTCCGTGCGCTGGGGCCGGCGACGCTGGGCTCGATGGGCACGCAGGTCGCGCTGTTCGCCGACACCATCATCGCGACCTTCCTTCCCGCCGGCGCGCTGTCGGCGCTGTATTATGCCGACCGTCTCAATCAATTGCCGATCGGCGTGATCGGGATCGCGATCGGCACCGTGCTGTTGCCGGAGATGTCGCGGCGCCTGACCGCCGACGATCACACCGGCGCCATGGCCGCGCAGCGCCGTGCCTTCGATTTCACGCTGCTGTTCTCGGTGCCGTTCGTGGCCGCGTTCCTGACGGTTGCCGATCCGATCATGCGCGCGATGTTCGCCCGCGGCGCGTTCTCGAAGGCCGATGCCGCAACCGCAGGCGCCACGCTTGCGGCCTATGCGGTGGGACTGATTCCCTTTGTGATGATCCGCAGCGCGGTCGCGACCTTCTATGCCCGCAAGGATACCGCCACCCCGGTGAAGGCGGCGCTGACCGGGGTCGCGGTCAACGTCGCGCTGAAGATCGCATTGGTCGGCACGCTGGCGCAGGTCGGGCTCGCGCTCGCCACTGCGATCGGGGCCTGGGTCAATCTGCTGCTGGTGCTGATGTTCGCCGTGCGCCGCGGCTATCTGGCGCTCGATCGCGCGCTGATCCGCTCGTTCGGCACATTTGCGATTTGCGGCGTGCTGCTCGCGCTCGCGCTGTGGCTGACCTCGCATTTCGCCTATGTGTGGTTCGCGCCGATGCAGATCTTTCGCGATGAGATGATCCTGCTGTTGCTGATCACGGTCGGCGCCTTCGTCTACGCCCTGCTGATCCTCACGCTGTTTGGCCGCGGCTGGCTGTTCGCGCTGCGCCGCGTATAG
- a CDS encoding xanthine dehydrogenase family protein molybdopterin-binding subunit produces the protein MAAPIKFGVGQSVRRKEDDALIRGKGRYTDDVAPSPALHALMLRSPHAHATYTIDAGKARGMPGVALILTAADVAELGGLPCLFNLETDPFTAPPYPILAKDEVRHVGDAIAFVVADTVDHARDAIEAIDVKWTPLPAVAGLINAVKKDAPQVWPDKPGNLLFDVSIGDKGAAEAAFAKAHAVAEITIVNPRVITNFMETRAAVAEYDAKKDHLTLTIGSQGSHRLREILCDMILKMPKENMRVICPDVGGGFGTKLFPYREYALISVAARKLKKTIKWTAERSDHFMGDAQGRDNLTTAKMALAEDGKFLGMDVDLMGDMGAYLSTFAPYIPHGGAGMLPGLYDIQAFHCRVRTVFTNTVPVDAYRGAGRPEAAYVIERLVDAAARKLGMTPDAIRRKNFIPPKSLPYTTATGKVYDSGDFVAHMKRAMEIANWKEFPKRAKAAKKDGLVRGIGMASYVEVCGTMGEETANVALDPNGDISILIGTQSSGQGHQTAYAQIVAEQFGVPPERVHVLQGDTDKIATGLGTGGSASIPSGGVSVQRATHELGNKLKELAAQALEAGTGDLEISDGRIRIAGTDRSVSFADLAKRPGGDTSKMNASATFASADGTYPNGTHLAEVEIDPATGIIKIVSYVIVDDFGVTLNPLMLAGQVHGGAMQGIGQALMEQAVYSQADGQLVTGTFMDYAMPRASDGPSFVFETHNVPCTTNPLGVKGAGEAGAIGSCPAVVNAIVEGLHREFGIDHVDMPATPERIWIAIREAQRRHNL, from the coding sequence ATGGCAGCTCCCATCAAATTCGGCGTCGGACAAAGTGTGCGGCGCAAGGAGGACGACGCTCTGATTCGCGGCAAGGGCCGCTATACCGACGACGTCGCCCCGTCTCCCGCATTGCACGCGCTGATGCTGCGTTCGCCGCACGCGCACGCGACCTACACGATCGATGCCGGCAAGGCCCGCGGCATGCCCGGCGTGGCGCTGATCCTGACCGCGGCCGATGTCGCCGAACTCGGCGGCCTGCCGTGCCTGTTCAATCTGGAAACCGATCCGTTCACCGCGCCGCCTTATCCGATCCTCGCCAAGGATGAAGTGCGCCATGTCGGCGACGCCATCGCCTTTGTGGTCGCCGATACCGTTGATCATGCCCGCGACGCGATCGAGGCCATCGACGTCAAGTGGACGCCGCTGCCGGCGGTGGCCGGCCTGATCAATGCGGTGAAGAAGGACGCGCCGCAGGTGTGGCCCGACAAGCCCGGCAATCTGCTGTTCGACGTCTCGATCGGCGACAAGGGCGCCGCAGAAGCCGCCTTCGCCAAGGCGCATGCGGTGGCCGAGATCACTATCGTCAATCCGCGCGTCATCACCAATTTCATGGAGACGCGCGCTGCGGTCGCCGAATACGACGCCAAGAAGGATCATCTGACGCTGACGATCGGCAGCCAGGGCAGCCACCGCCTGCGCGAGATCCTCTGCGACATGATCCTGAAGATGCCGAAGGAGAACATGCGGGTGATCTGCCCGGATGTCGGCGGCGGCTTCGGCACCAAACTGTTTCCCTATCGCGAGTATGCGCTGATCTCGGTCGCGGCGCGCAAGCTCAAGAAGACCATCAAGTGGACCGCCGAGCGCTCCGACCATTTCATGGGCGATGCGCAGGGCCGCGACAACCTCACCACCGCGAAGATGGCGCTCGCCGAGGACGGCAAATTCCTCGGCATGGATGTCGACCTGATGGGCGACATGGGCGCCTATCTCTCGACCTTCGCGCCCTACATCCCGCATGGCGGCGCCGGCATGCTGCCGGGCCTCTATGACATCCAGGCCTTCCACTGCCGCGTCCGCACCGTGTTCACCAACACGGTGCCGGTCGATGCCTATCGCGGCGCCGGCCGCCCGGAGGCCGCCTATGTGATCGAGCGCCTCGTGGATGCAGCCGCGCGAAAACTCGGCATGACGCCGGATGCGATCCGGCGGAAGAACTTCATCCCGCCGAAGTCGTTGCCCTATACGACCGCGACCGGCAAGGTCTACGACTCCGGCGACTTCGTCGCGCATATGAAGCGCGCGATGGAGATCGCCAACTGGAAGGAGTTTCCGAAGCGCGCCAAGGCCGCCAAGAAGGACGGCCTGGTGCGGGGCATCGGCATGGCGAGCTATGTCGAGGTCTGCGGCACCATGGGCGAGGAGACCGCCAATGTGGCGCTCGATCCCAACGGCGACATCTCGATCCTGATCGGCACGCAGTCGAGCGGGCAGGGCCACCAGACCGCCTATGCGCAGATCGTCGCCGAGCAGTTCGGCGTGCCGCCCGAGCGTGTCCATGTGCTGCAGGGCGACACCGACAAGATCGCGACCGGCCTCGGCACCGGCGGTTCGGCCTCGATCCCGTCCGGCGGCGTCAGCGTGCAACGTGCGACGCACGAGCTCGGCAACAAGCTGAAGGAGCTTGCGGCGCAGGCGCTGGAAGCCGGCACCGGCGACCTCGAGATATCAGACGGCCGCATCCGGATCGCCGGCACCGATCGCTCGGTCAGCTTTGCCGATCTCGCCAAGCGTCCCGGCGGCGATACGTCGAAGATGAATGCGAGCGCGACCTTCGCCAGCGCCGACGGCACCTATCCGAACGGCACGCATCTCGCCGAGGTCGAGATTGATCCCGCCACTGGCATCATCAAGATCGTCAGCTACGTCATCGTCGACGATTTCGGCGTCACGCTCAATCCGCTGATGCTCGCGGGCCAGGTTCATGGCGGGGCGATGCAGGGCATCGGGCAGGCGCTGATGGAGCAGGCGGTCTATAGCCAGGCCGACGGTCAGCTCGTCACCGGCACCTTCATGGACTATGCGATGCCGCGCGCTTCCGACGGGCCGTCCTTCGTGTTCGAGACCCACAACGTGCCGTGCACGACCAACCCGCTCGGCGTGAAGGGCGCCGGCGAGGCCGGCGCGATCGGCTCGTGTCCGGCAGTCGTCAACGCGATCGTCGAGGGGCTGCATCGCGAGTTCGGAATCGACCATGTCGACATGCCGGCCACGCCGGAGCGGATCTGGATCGCGATCCGCGAGGCGCAGCGCCG